The following proteins are co-located in the Chitinispirillum alkaliphilum genome:
- a CDS encoding FolM Alternative dihydrofolate reductase 1: MNPHPEAVLITGASRRIGLALAKECLDLGYAVVIHYRSTPEPALTELRGKSVYFLQQELGHSPQSLIDEALRLPLTLSGLINNASVFTPGNLTNPLHLEEVISVNALIPAKLGNSFVQSAKDGKWIINITDAHVEPLNVNYQNYRISKKLFNDITRQMAFLYSPKIRVNAIAPGAILPSPQEQNGETFKKLARKIPLGKTGDPQFIRHTLRFLIQNEYINGEIIKVDGGWHLLD; the protein is encoded by the coding sequence ATGAATCCACATCCAGAAGCAGTACTGATAACAGGAGCATCCAGGCGTATAGGTCTTGCGCTGGCAAAAGAGTGCCTTGATTTAGGATACGCAGTTGTTATTCACTACAGAAGCACCCCAGAGCCGGCACTCACTGAGCTGAGGGGTAAAAGTGTATACTTCCTTCAACAGGAGCTTGGCCACTCCCCCCAAAGCCTCATAGATGAAGCGCTGAGATTGCCGCTTACCCTGAGTGGACTGATAAACAACGCCTCAGTTTTCACCCCCGGAAACCTCACCAACCCCCTTCACCTTGAGGAGGTAATCTCTGTTAACGCCCTCATTCCTGCAAAACTGGGAAACTCTTTTGTGCAGAGTGCAAAAGATGGGAAATGGATTATAAATATCACCGATGCACATGTTGAGCCACTCAACGTAAATTATCAAAATTACCGGATAAGCAAAAAGCTCTTTAACGATATCACCAGACAGATGGCCTTTCTATATTCTCCAAAAATCCGTGTTAACGCCATAGCCCCCGGAGCCATCCTCCCCTCACCCCAGGAGCAAAACGGAGAAACATTTAAAAAACTTGCACGGAAAATCCCCCTGGGGAAAACCGGCGACCCACAGTTTATCCGCCACACTCTCCGTTTCCTCATACAGAATGAATATATAAACGGTGAGATAATAAAGGTAGACGGCGGCTGGCATCTCCTTGACTAA
- a CDS encoding N-acetylmuramoyl-L-alanine amidase: MWAERSGTGFDTVIIHYISAVERDEKRKFELAPILEILCDYGVSSHFLIDREGKVYQLVPVENKAWHCGASIMPPPDRRKGVNEFSVGVELIATHHSGFTDMQYRSLAILCKYLQAQCGKELNYLGHSDIAGEKAVEMGLREDKKPDPGPLFNWHKFMQLLDIVRLPNIEFICE, encoded by the coding sequence TTGTGGGCAGAGCGTTCAGGAACAGGATTTGATACTGTGATAATACATTATATAAGCGCAGTGGAGAGGGATGAAAAAAGAAAGTTTGAATTGGCACCGATACTTGAAATACTGTGTGACTATGGGGTAAGCAGCCACTTTTTGATTGACCGGGAGGGGAAAGTGTATCAGCTCGTACCAGTTGAAAACAAGGCCTGGCATTGCGGGGCCAGCATCATGCCCCCACCCGACAGAAGAAAAGGGGTGAACGAATTTTCCGTGGGAGTGGAGCTTATCGCTACTCATCATTCCGGTTTCACTGATATGCAGTATAGATCCCTTGCAATCCTTTGTAAATATCTTCAGGCGCAGTGCGGAAAGGAGTTAAATTATCTGGGACACTCTGATATCGCAGGAGAAAAGGCTGTCGAGATGGGGCTAAGAGAGGATAAGAAGCCGGACCCCGGCCCTCTTTTTAATTGGCACAAATTTATGCAACTGCTTGATATTGTGCGGTTGCCGAATATAGAATTTATTTGTGAATGA